The sequence AGGGCGTGGACCTGCCCCGGGCGCTCGGCCGGGACCGGGGCGCGGCGCTGCGCGCGGCCCGGGCGCTGCTGGCCGAACGCGGCCCGGCGGCGGACGTGATACTGCTGCACGATCCCGAGCTGCTGCTCGCCCTGCCCGGCACCCTGCGCCGGCTGCGCCGGTCCGGGGCGGTGCCGGTGGTCGTGTGGGACGTGCACGAGGACACGGCGGCGGCCCTGGCGATGAAGGACTGGGTGCCCCGGCCGCTCAGGCCGCCGCTGCGCGCGGCGGTGCGGGCGGCCGAGCGGCTGGCCGAGCGCCGGCTGCGGCTGCTGCTCGCCGAGGAGGCCTACCAGGACCGGTTCCGGCACCCGCACCCCGTCGTCCCCAACCTCGCCGCCCCGCCGCCCGGCCCGCTCCCGGCGCCCGGCGACGACCGGGTGGTCTACCTGGGCCAGCTGTCCCGGGCGCGCGGCGCGCTCGATCTGATCGCCCTGGCGCGGCTGCTGGCCCCCGCCGTGCGGGTCGAGGCGATCGGCACGGCGGACCCCGACGTGCGCGACGCGCTCGCGGCGGCCGACCGGGCGGGGGTCTTGCGCTGGTACGGCTTCCTGCCCAACGACCGTGCGCTGGCCCGGCTGTCCGGCGCCCTGGCCGGGCTCTCCCTGCTGCACGACCAGCCCAACTACCGGCACTCCCGGCCCACCAAGGTCGTGGAGTACATGGCCCACGGCGTGCCCGTGGTCACCACGCCGACGCCGCTGGCCGCCGGCCTGATCGAGCGGTACGGGTGCGGGCTGGTGGTGCCGTACCAGGACCCGCCGGCGGCGGCGCGGGCGATACGGCGGCTGGCCGGCGACGCCGACCTGCGGCTGCGCGCCGCCCGCCGGGGCCGGGAGGCCGCCGTGACGGAACTCGACTGGCGCCACCGGGCGGCCGACTTCGTGGACCTGCTGGAGATGTGGGTCAAGGAGGAAACCTCCGGAGCGGGCCCCACGAGCACCCTCTGACCCGGCGCACAGGCAAGGGCGTGCGACGGCACACCGGACAGCCCGCCAGGTCACGGGTGGACGGCGGGCCGCCGCGTCACCGGCGGGCGGCGGCGTCGAGCAGCGGGCCGAGTTCGCGGACGGCGGTGGTGAGGGGGGCGGTGTCCTGTGCGGCGCGGGCCATCAGGATCGCGCCCTCCAAGGTGCTGATCATGAGGGTGGCCAGCGGCTCGGCCCGGGAGGCGGGCACGCCGAGGTCGGTCAGGGCCGCGGCG comes from Streptomyces sp. SCL15-4 and encodes:
- a CDS encoding glycosyltransferase, which translates into the protein MRILVVTVVHHPEDARILHRQIAALRERGHQVVYAAPFAARDAVPRPYVEGVDLPRALGRDRGAALRAARALLAERGPAADVILLHDPELLLALPGTLRRLRRSGAVPVVVWDVHEDTAAALAMKDWVPRPLRPPLRAAVRAAERLAERRLRLLLAEEAYQDRFRHPHPVVPNLAAPPPGPLPAPGDDRVVYLGQLSRARGALDLIALARLLAPAVRVEAIGTADPDVRDALAAADRAGVLRWYGFLPNDRALARLSGALAGLSLLHDQPNYRHSRPTKVVEYMAHGVPVVTTPTPLAAGLIERYGCGLVVPYQDPPAAARAIRRLAGDADLRLRAARRGREAAVTELDWRHRAADFVDLLEMWVKEETSGAGPTSTL